GGAGCGTTCCGTTCTGAATATCCAGGCTGCCCAGATGGGCCGCATAAAGAGTCTGGGTGCCGGTTCCCTTCTTGACCAGGTTGATGATTCCGGTTCCGTCCGCTTCAATAACCTTTCCGGTGGTGTAGCTGTCCCTGTCCGCAGTGCCCGCATGGTAGGCTCCGTCCGCCCCTGCTCCTCCGATGATTCCCTTGAATTCATGGTCTTCCGCATTATCGACCGTCAGGGTAGCGGTCTTTCCGTTGCCGACCGTGACGCGGGAGGAGCCGCCTGCCGTGTCCCCTTCAAGTCCGGCGACGCTCAAATCCCCTTCCAGCTTCAGCACCACATAGGCGGGCGTGCCGACTCCGGACGTCAGCCAGTTGTCCAGGTCGCCCGGATTCGTTCCTCCCTGGCGGATCAGGGAGAGGTCCACCACGGTGGAGTGCATGTCGCCCGCTGCCTGGACCTGGACGGGAGTGTTGTAATTGCCGTTGCCGTCCATTTTGGAACGGGGAGCCGCCGTTTCCAGCGTTCCGCTGAAACCGCTCATATCCGCCCCGGTCAGGTCAAAGATGGAAACGCGGGCGCGGCTGGTGTTTTCCAGCACCAGGGTTCCGGTTCCCGCAATCCTGCCCTGCAGGAAAGCCGTACGGGCCGTGGAATTGGAAAATCCCAGGTAAACCCTGGAATCCGCTCCACCTGCCAGATTGATGTCCATCCGGTAATATTTATCCTTGTTTCCGGCATCGCTCACGTTGGAACTTTCCAGGAAAATGTCTCCGGAACCCTCCATCGTTACGGCGCCGTCGTAACCCTCTTCCGGACGGGCCGCCCCACCTGCCGGCACAACGATGTCCGCCCCGGCGGCCAAAGATTCCGCGGCATTCCTCCAGGTTCCCGCCGCCGAACAGGCCGGGACCTCCTGCCGGAGGGGCTCCTGTTCCGGCCCGTCTGCGTCCCCCTGTTTCTCCTCATCCTGTTCCTCATCCTTCCCGGATGACGGCCTGGAACCATCCTTTCCCGCATCCGCATGATAGGGAGGCGGAGAAGACGGGTGCAGATGGTTTCCAGTGGAAGGAACAGGCATCATCGGACGGCTGTTCCCTGAAACCAGAGCATTTGCCAGCACGCCGTGAACCAGTTTGACCGCGGCGTCATTGTCGTCCTGGAACGTATACTCCTGCCCAATATGGGAAACCGCCACTTTCCCGTTGAAAAGCTCATCGGAACGCAGTTCCCGTCTGAGATGCCATTCCTCTCCCGGTTTCAGCGGAAAAGAAGGGGAAATCCTCACCAGATGCACCGCTTCCCCGGTTCCAGAATGGCCGTCCGCAGATTCCAACACGGCGTCCACTTTTCTTCCCGTCCTGTTTTCAAAGTAAAAAGTAACGCCCTCCCATAATTTTTTCTGCCGGGCCGGGTATTGCACCAGCAGCCCTCCCTTTTCCTTCAATTCCTTGTAATCATTAACAGTCAACATATATTCACCATCCGACAGCACGGCTGCATCACGTTGACCTGCGGGAGTGTTTCCGGACAGAACCGGAGAACCTTCTGCAAAAGATTTATCAAGAAATATTGATAAAATTCCAGTGCAGCAGATAAGAAAAGCAATGTTTTTCATGGTTATTAGTTTATCCTTATGCAAGGCTCAGGCAAAAGTGCGCGCCATATACACCCGGCTTTCACAGCTGTCAATAAGAACGGCGATGCTCCGCCCATGCAGGAAACGACATGCCCCGGAACCCGGGCGCATCACGGAAGCTTTTTCATTTTTCAATGAAGTCGTCATCGGCGGGGCAATGAATACCGGATTTGCAATCCGGAAAGTCCTGGCGGCAGAAACAATCCGGCTTTCCTCCGGCTTGATTCAGTACCCATAATCCGGAAAACCAGCCCATCCGCTTCCATTCTCCGCCCGGCTCAACCCGCTATCTCTAAACGTCTCCCGCTCCTAATAAAACTCCGAACGGCGGAAAAGAAAGGAGAATTCCTCTCCGGGCTGCTGCGGGCGTCATTGATCCGGGAAAACCGGGAAACTGCTGTTCCCGGTAGAGAGAACATCTGGATAAACGGGTGTAAATTTGACCCAAACGCTTTTTCCTCAAAATTACAGGTTGACCCCGGATTGCAAATCCGCGGTAGAAGCCAAAGCCTTCATTATTATTTATCGACCGTTCCCATTGGCAGTAAAAACTCCGCGTGAAGATGGAGGCTGGTGAAAAAAGGCTCTTCCGCAAACCTTTTTCCCAAAAAATCATATCAAGAAATAGGGAATCCCTCTCTCCACTTCCCTGGAACCAAATGAAAAAACAACAGTCGGGAAAAACCGCCGGACAGAAGGCATGAACGTGCAAAAAGCGGAGATTCCCGGACTTGTGCAGCGGAAAAGGAACCTCAGGCCATCATGTTCAGGTTCGGGTCCTTCCAGAGGGGATCATACCCCTTGGCGTAATTGAACACGTGCTTGTGCATGTACTCGAAGTATTGCTCCTTCTGTACCGGAGTAAGCTTTTCCCAGATGGCCACGTTCAGGGCGCGGCACACCTTCTGCATCATTTTCAGCGTCAGCTGCCGCCCCTGGCGGGCCTTCTGGACCTGCTTGTGGGTGAGCTGCTCCGTAGAAATGGCGACCAGATCATGGTTGGTCAGATTCCAGCGTTTCATCAGTTCTTCCAGGGGCTGTTCCCCGTGGTTGCGTTCGGCGCCTGGTGCTTCCTCTTCCATACGCCTTTCTTCGTGCCTTATTTTCGGGAAATAGGCAACACATCATTGTCCCATCGTCACTTTTTTTGCATTTCCAGTTGCCCCCAGTCCGGATACATGGTTCAATTCCGCCCGGTTACAACAAAATGATCAGCGAGAAAGAGGAACTACTGGAATGGCGCAAACGCGCTGCCGCACAGCCAAAAGGGCGGGTTGTCCTGGATCTGGAAGCCGACAGCCTGCACCGCTATCAGGAAAAAATCTGCCTGATCCAGTATGCCGATGAAACGGGCTCCTGCCTGATCGACCCCCTCGCTATCGAAGACATGAGCCCGTTTTACAACTGGTTGCGGGATACGGAAGTATGGATGCACGGCGCCGATTATGACATGTGCCTGTTCCAGCGCGCCTGGGAAACGCTGCCCGCCATGATCTGGGACACCCAGACGGCGGCGCGCCTGCTGGGATTCCGCCAGTTCGGGTTGGCCGCCCTGGTGGAACATTTCCACGGCGTCACGCTGAGCAAGTCCTCCCAGAAGGCGGATTGGGCCCGGCGCCCCCTTTCCCCCACGATGGTTACCTACGCCCTGAATGACGTCAATTACATGCTGGACATGGCGGACAAGCTGATGACCGCCCTCCGGGAAAAAGGCCGCGTGGGCTGGTTTGAGGAGATTTGCCGCCATTCCATGGAACGCGCGCGGGAACGCTACCTGACCGGTCATCCGGACCCCTGGCGCATCCAGGGCAGCGGCAAGCTGAACAGGAAAGGGCTGGCCGCCCTCCGGGAATTGTGGGCCTGGCGGGATTCCGAAGCCAAAAGCTGGGACAGGCCCTCCTTCATGGTCTGTTCCAATGCGGACCTGATCCAGTGGAGCGTGGCCCTTCAGGAACAAAGGCCCGTTTCCCCCTCCCCCCGCTTCCACGCCCACAGGCGCAACCGGTTCACGGACGCCGTGCAGAAATTCTACCTGCTGGATGAAGACGATTATCCGTGCCGTCCCCACATCCAGCGCCGCCAGCATTCCGAGCAGTTTGAAGCCAACCTGGCCCGCCTCTGCAAGATAAGGGATGAAA
This genomic stretch from Akkermansia biwaensis harbors:
- a CDS encoding ribonuclease D translates to MISEKEELLEWRKRAAAQPKGRVVLDLEADSLHRYQEKICLIQYADETGSCLIDPLAIEDMSPFYNWLRDTEVWMHGADYDMCLFQRAWETLPAMIWDTQTAARLLGFRQFGLAALVEHFHGVTLSKSSQKADWARRPLSPTMVTYALNDVNYMLDMADKLMTALREKGRVGWFEEICRHSMERARERYLTGHPDPWRIQGSGKLNRKGLAALRELWAWRDSEAKSWDRPSFMVCSNADLIQWSVALQEQRPVSPSPRFHAHRRNRFTDAVQKFYLLDEDDYPCRPHIQRRQHSEQFEANLARLCKIRDEKAEELDIEGSFLITRASLEAIAEDKEKGMATLLNWQKEALGL